In the genome of Noviherbaspirillum saxi, the window TGGGTCTGGCCTTTGCTCGCATTTTTGATTTATCGCGGTGTGCTGGCCAGCGTCGACCGGGAAACAAGTCTGAAAAAACTGTTCATCATTCCAACTGTCATGCTGGGACTTTCCATCCAGGGAGTAGTTGGCAGCTTTGGCGCGCATGGGGCTGCGGGACCGGCCTGGATCGCCGGCCTGGCAGTCGGTACGTTGGCGACTTGGATGATGTTTAGCCTGGACAGTGTCAATGTGACTCCGGAGCGCGGTACCGTATTCCAGCACGGCAGCTGGCTGCCGTTGGCCCTGATGATGGGCATCTTTTTGACCAAGTATGCGGTTGGCGTTCTGTTGGCGATGTCGCCGCTGCTCAGGCAGGAAACCGGCTTCGTCGTCACGGTATGTACGCTGTATGGACTGTTCAACGGCATGTTCCTCGGGCGCCTGCTGCGCATTGTCGCGATTTATCGGCTGGGAGTAGCCAGAATTCATAAATTGCTGTAGACTTCAGGCCCTTCAGACGTGGTGACAAACGTCGCATGTCCGGCTTGTACGGCATGAGCAATTTCAGGAGTGGTAGTTCAGTCGGTTAGAATACCGGCCTGTCACGCCGGGGGTCGCGGGTTCGAGTCCCGTCCACTCCGCCAGACTGAAAAAGACGAACCCTAGGGTTCGTCTTTTTTTTCGTCCCGCGCTTTTGCAGCTGAAAAAAATGGGGCCAACGCTTCCGCCGCCCCACTCTTTCACGCTACGCTGCCTGTCGCGTCAGGCCGCTTTCTTTTGCTGCTCTTCACCGCCGAGCGCCTCGACCAGATCGCCGATCAGCTTCGCCAGTTCGCCGGTCATCAACGCGAAATCGGTATCAAAGCGTTCATCATCGTTCTGCGTGGACGACTCGGTATTTTCCTTCAGTACGTCGAGCGCCGCGACGCGTTTGATCGCCAGCGATTCGGTCAGTACAAACGATACGCGGTCATTCCAGGTCATGGCCAGGCGAGTGCATTGCTTGCCGGCGGCGATATGACGACGCACGTCATCGGCTTCCAGCGTATGCCGCACATAACGTACGGTCGCCTTGCCTTCGTTGGTCGCGCGCAGTTCGGTATCCTGGTCGACCGTGAATCCGCGCGGCGCTTCATCGGCGGCCAGCCAGTCGGTCATTGCAGACAGCGCCGGGCGTTCGGTGCGCAGCGAAGCAAACGGCAGGGTTTCCAGCGACTTCAGCAACAGCTTGAACACTTCATCGGCCTTGGCCGGACTCGATGCATCGACCGCCAGCCAGCCATTGACCGGATCGATCCAGACCCGGGTGCTGCGCTGGATGCTGAAGGCACGCGGCAGCAGTTCATCGGCGACCTGTTCCTTGAGTTCCTTCATTTGCTTGCGGCCCGGCTTGAAGCCTTGCTGCTCTTCGAGATCTGCGGCGCGCGCCTTGGTCACCTGGTTGATCACGCTGGATGGCAACAGCTTCTTTTCGGTGGATAGCTGGAGCAGCATCTGCCGATTGACGGTATGCACCAGCATGCCATTGTCACGCGGCGAAGCCCAGCCCTGGCTCTGCAATTCGCTGCTGGAACAGGGTGCAAATTCCTGCGCGGCGAGACTGGCTTCCAGCTGTTCGGATGTCATGGTCCATGGAGCGGTGAGACGGTAGATTTGCAGATTCTTGAACCACATGCTTGGCACCCAAAAAAGGCGCCATTCTACAGTCAGGATCGATGGCATTGGTTGTAGCCGCACAGCGGTAAACCGCTTGACAGGCGCTGCATGTTACGACGCCTTATAGCTGTGCGGCGGGCGCGGCCTCGGCCAGTTCGGCCATGTCGTCAGCAAACAATCCGAGCTGCATCACATCCTCTTCTTCCGTCAGGCGCACGCCGACGCCGAGCAGGCGTACCGGACGCCGTCCTCGCTGCCATGCGGTATCCAGCAGCGTTGCGCACACTGCGGCGTCCACACTATGGCTGACGCATTCGGCCGTCGTACGCTGGAAATTGGCGAACCGGATTTTGACGAACAACTTATGCGTATGGCGTTCCGCATTCGCGCGCCTTATACGCTGTTCCAGCTTCACGATGAGGTCAGCCAGTTCGTGCTGGCAAGCGGCGAGATCCGGCAAGTCGGTGACATAAGTTTCTTCGACGCTGACCGACTTGCGCTCCTGGCTGGCATTGACTTGCCGGCGGTCGATGCCGCGACACAAACCATATAGATTGCCGCCGAACTTGCCGAAGTGGTGCTGCAATTCCGGTATCGTCCAGCGTCGCAGATCGGCGCAGGTAAAGGCGCCGAGTTTTTTGAGTTTGGCGGCAGTGACTTTACCGACACCGAACAACTTGTCGACCGGCAGTGCCGCGACGAAGGCATCGATCTCATGCGGACGCACCACGAACTGCCCATTCGGTTTATTCCAGTCGCTGGCGATTTTGGCGACGAACTTGTTCGGCGCAATGCCGGCCGATGCGGTAATCCCCACCGTGTCGGCGATACGCGCGCGGATTTCCTGTGCGATCAGCGTTGCGCTGTTCTGGCAATGCGGCGAGTCGGTGACATCGAGGTAGGCTTCATCCAGCGACAGCGGTTCGACCAGATCGGTGTAGTCGCGATAGATGGAAAGAATCTGCCTGGAAGCCGCGCGATATTTATCCATCGCCGGCGGCATCACGATCAGATCGGGGCAGCGCTGCAATGCCTGCGATGTCGCCATCGCGGACCGCACGCCGAATTTTCTCGCCTCATAGTTGCAGGTTGCGACGACGCCGCGCTGATCCGGCCGGCCGCCGACCGCGAGCGGCTTTCCCCGCAATGAAGGATCGTCGCGCATTTCCACCGCTGCGTAAAAGCAGTCGCAATCGCAATGGATGATTTTTCGGACAGGCGCATTCACGATGAGACGGCAATAGGAAAGGCAGCTGCCATTGTACGGCTGAGGCGGCCACAGCGCTTGCCGCTGCATTGCGAAAATCCGACGAAAAAACGCCACCCTTATGGTGGCGTTCTGACATCGGCAAGTGAGTGATTAACGACCCGAGCTTGTAGTGGGATTTGCATTGCCGGTCGTGTTCGCATCCTTCACGATTGCATTCGCTTCCTTCTTGTCAGTCTTGTACTGTTGCTTTGCACTCTTCTTGTTTTGCTTGTATTCCTCCTTGGCTTGCTTGCGTGCTTCGCGACGCTGGACATAGGGGTCATTGGATGCGCTGGTTGCCGGATTGCTGGCGACACCGGTCGTGGTAGTACTCGTTGCACCCGCCGGCGGCGTGGTGCTCGACATCGTACCTGCAGTGCCACTCATCGTGCCAGATGCTGCAGTGCCGCTCGTGGTGCTGGAACCGCTGCTCGGACTCGGTGTATTGGAAGGAATCGAACTCGATGTACCGCTACCGCCGACCATGCCGGCATCGCTGCCGGTGCCAGTGCCGGATGCGCCGGGGGCCTTTTGTGCGGGGACGGAACCGCTGGATGCGGCATTGCTGGTATCGGTTGTACTCGAGGTCTGCGCGGTAGCGAGATTGGCCAATGCGAGGACCGCCGATCCCAACAGGATTTTATGCAGTTTTGCCATGTTGAACTCCTTTGAAATTTATTGGACTTGATGGCGCAAGGTGCGCTCAAAGTGCACGACTTGCCAAGTGCGACGGGCCGGATAGCGGCTTCCGTTATTCAAGTGACAAAGGGCTGTAATTGAAGTTCCGAGTTGATACGATCAGGAAATTGTTGGTTTGAAACGGATTAGTTGTAAAGATGGTTCTCTTCATCAAGAAATCGTTTCGATGGAATCACCGCTTTGCACATGTCCATTGTGCGCCGGTTCGGCAGTCAAATCCGGCTTGGCGACAGGCTCCGCCACGCTGACTAGCGGTACTCCGATCAGCGACGATTACCGTATCGATGCGCTGATTGAAGACTTGAATTATCGCTGGAATACAGGCCAAGCAATCGGTACACCGGTAACAGTCTCTTACAGTTTTGTGTCGGGCAAACCGCCTTATGGCGGCACCGACAACGGTACCGATTACGGCTTTCTGCCTTTCAGCGAGGTACAAAAATGCGGTGCGCGACATTAGTATCCGCCCATAGCTTCAAGGGAGATTCGACATAGGGCTGGGTTGCGGATCTGCTGGATAACAAGGTCGCAGTCGCGAATTATTCTGCCGTTGACCACGGCCTCAATTACAACACAGCCGAAACATCGATCAGTTGAAGCTTACAAGTCGCCTTCGGATAACAACAAGTCGGTCAACAACACTTCGCGCACCTTAGTGGTATGTAAAGTCGTATTGCCGGCTTCACGCAGACTTTGCTGCAGCGCGACGATGCCACCCTCGGTCCTGAGCTTCTTTGGATCGGCTTCCATCAGCGTGCGCTTCATGATCTGTTCCAGCGCCTGCTGATGCTTCGATGCCCATCCCGCATCGTCGCCAGTGGTCCGGATTGCCATGCCGGCCCGGATCGAATGCCCGTCACGGCTGATGGCAATCGAAGGCAGCGTCAGATAATTGGTTTGCGCCTGCTTCTTTTGCACATATTGCAGGTAAAACCACACGCTGCCAAACCCGATGCCGAGCAAGAGCAACGCGAGTCCAATGATGACGCCGATGGGACGATCTTTTGCAGTGGGCTTGGGCATGGTGATGACAGGTGACGGAGGAACAAGATTTTCAGGCAAGCAGCGGTTTCATTCTAACTGCTGGCAGAGTCATGCTGGTCCGATCGTCGGCAATCTGAGCAAGGCGTGTAAACGACGGACAACAGTATGACAAGATGGCATCGGCGAGAAAATCGATCGTACCGGCCGCCGCCCATGCATTCTTGTCAATGCATCTTTTCTCTCTGCACCAGAATCCAGGGTTTTATGACGACGGCCCATAGTTCTGCGTTGCTTTCCAGCCAGGACTGCGCCTGCGCATCCGTCACCTTGCCGATCAAGCCATCGGCCATCCATTGCTGGACCGCTTGCTTGTCATCCGCGGCGATGCGGACCGCGACATCAACCAGATCCAGTTGTTCACTGACGGCAATCATCGCGCCGGATGCAAAAAAGCGCTGCAATTCCATCCATTGCATGCGTGCGGTTTCGCCATTGATCTTGGCGCGCAAGAGATCGTTATTGGTTTCTGTCATGTTAGTAATGCGGTGGTTTTTCATCGGCGGGAACCGTGTCGTTCGCCGCTTCGCGTATTTCCTTGACGTGGCGAACCAGTGCCGAACACAGCGCTTCCAGTTCGTCGATTTTTTTCTGTTGCTGGTAGACCGTGCGGTTCAGGGTATCGACCAGGTCTTCCTGTCGCGCAATCTTGAT includes:
- a CDS encoding DUF6622 family protein — its product is MLQEIVSNTPFWVWPLLAFLIYRGVLASVDRETSLKKLFIIPTVMLGLSIQGVVGSFGAHGAAGPAWIAGLAVGTLATWMMFSLDSVNVTPERGTVFQHGSWLPLALMMGIFLTKYAVGVLLAMSPLLRQETGFVVTVCTLYGLFNGMFLGRLLRIVAIYRLGVARIHKLL
- a CDS encoding recombination-associated protein RdgC, which codes for MWFKNLQIYRLTAPWTMTSEQLEASLAAQEFAPCSSSELQSQGWASPRDNGMLVHTVNRQMLLQLSTEKKLLPSSVINQVTKARAADLEEQQGFKPGRKQMKELKEQVADELLPRAFSIQRSTRVWIDPVNGWLAVDASSPAKADEVFKLLLKSLETLPFASLRTERPALSAMTDWLAADEAPRGFTVDQDTELRATNEGKATVRYVRHTLEADDVRRHIAAGKQCTRLAMTWNDRVSFVLTESLAIKRVAALDVLKENTESSTQNDDERFDTDFALMTGELAKLIGDLVEALGGEEQQKKAA
- the dinB gene encoding DNA polymerase IV; translated protein: MNAPVRKIIHCDCDCFYAAVEMRDDPSLRGKPLAVGGRPDQRGVVATCNYEARKFGVRSAMATSQALQRCPDLIVMPPAMDKYRAASRQILSIYRDYTDLVEPLSLDEAYLDVTDSPHCQNSATLIAQEIRARIADTVGITASAGIAPNKFVAKIASDWNKPNGQFVVRPHEIDAFVAALPVDKLFGVGKVTAAKLKKLGAFTCADLRRWTIPELQHHFGKFGGNLYGLCRGIDRRQVNASQERKSVSVEETYVTDLPDLAACQHELADLIVKLEQRIRRANAERHTHKLFVKIRFANFQRTTAECVSHSVDAAVCATLLDTAWQRGRRPVRLLGVGVRLTEEEDVMQLGLFADDMAELAEAAPAAQL
- a CDS encoding flagellar basal body-associated FliL family protein, whose product is MPENLVPPSPVITMPKPTAKDRPIGVIIGLALLLLGIGFGSVWFYLQYVQKKQAQTNYLTLPSIAISRDGHSIRAGMAIRTTGDDAGWASKHQQALEQIMKRTLMEADPKKLRTEGGIVALQQSLREAGNTTLHTTKVREVLLTDLLLSEGDL
- a CDS encoding DUF2288 domain-containing protein → MTETNNDLLRAKINGETARMQWMELQRFFASGAMIAVSEQLDLVDVAVRIAADDKQAVQQWMADGLIGKVTDAQAQSWLESNAELWAVVIKPWILVQREKMH
- a CDS encoding SlyX family protein, with translation MNNEDRLVDIEIKIARQEDLVDTLNRTVYQQQKKIDELEALCSALVRHVKEIREAANDTVPADEKPPHY